The Stigmatella aurantiaca DW4/3-1 genome contains the following window.
CCCCTCGTTCACGCTGGGCGGCACCGGGGGCGGCATCGCCTACAACCGTGAGGAGTACGAGACGATCTGCCGCTCGGGCCTCAAGGCGAGCCCCACCTCCACCATCTTGGTCGAGGAGAGCGTGCTGGGCTGGAAGGAGTACGAGCTGGAGGTGGTCCGCGACTCGGCGGACAACGTCATCATCGTCTGCTCCATCGAGAACCTGGATCCGATGGGCGTCCACACGGGTGATTCCATCACCGTGGCCCCCTCGCAGACGCTCACCGACCGCGAGTACCAGCGGATGCGGCAGGCCTCCCTCGCCATCATCCGGGAGATTGGCGTCGAGACGGGCGGCTCCAACATCCAGTTCGGCATCCACCCGCGCGATGGGCGCATGGTGGTCATCGAGATGAACCCGCGCGTGTCGCGCTCCAGCGCGCTGGCCTCCAAGGCCACCGGGTACCCCATCGCGAAGGTCGCCGCCAAGCTGGCGCTGGGCTACACGCTGGACGAGCTGCGCAACGACATCACCCGCGACACGCCGGCCTCGTTCGAGCCCACCATCGACTACGTGGTGGTGAAGATTCCCCGCTTCGCCTTCGAGAAGTTCCCCAAGGCCAACCGCACGCTCACCACGAGCATGCGCTCGGTGGGCGAGGTGATGGCCATGGGCCGCACCTTCTCCGAGGCCTACATGAAGGCGCTGCGCTCGATGGAGCTGGGGCGGTTGGAGCTGGAGCCGCCGGAGCTGCCCACGGAGAAGGAGGAGCGGGAGAAGGTGTTGCGCGAGGCGCTCCGGGTGCCGCGCCCCGAGCGTCCCTGGTTCGTGGCGCAGGCCTTCCGCGAGGGCCTCTCGGTGGAGCAGGTGCACGATCTGTCGGCCATCGATCCGTGGTTCCTCCGGAAGATCGAGAGCCTGGTGCACCGGGCGCAGTCGCTCCAGGAGTTCGGGCGGCTGGACCAGATTCCGGACGACGTGCTGCGCGAGGCCAAGGCGAACGGCTTCTCGGACAAGTACCTGGGGCAGCTCCTGGGCTACCCGGACTCGGAGGTGCGCGCGCACCGGCAAGCCCGGGGCATTCAGCCCGTGTACAAGCGCGTGGACACGTGCGCCGCGGAGTTCGAGGCGTACACGCCCTACCTGTACTCCACCTATGAGGAGGAGGACGAGGCGCCCCCCACCGAGCGCCAGAAGGTGCTCATCTTGGGCAGCGGCCCCATCCGCATCGGCCAGGGCATCGAGTTCGACTACTGCTGCGTGCATGCCGCGTTCGCGCTGCGCGAGGCGGGGTACGAAACGGTGATGGTCAACTGCAACCCCGAGACGGTGTCCACGGACTACGACACCTCGGACCGCCTGTACTTCGAGCCACTGACCATCGAGAACGTGCTGGAGGTATCCCAGCGCGAGAAGCCCATTGGTGCCATCGTCCAGTTTGGCGGGCAGACGCCGCTGAAGCTGAGCGTGCCCCTGGAGAAGGGCGGCCTGCCCATTCTCGGCACCTCGCCGGACGCCATCGACCGGGCGGAGGACCGTGAGCGCTTCGCGGCCCTCATCGAGAAGCTGGGGCTGACGCAGCCGGAGAACGGCGTGGCGCGCAGCCATGACGAGGCGTTCCGGATCGCCGAGCGCATCGGTTACCCGGTGATGGTGCGTCCCTCCTACGTGCTGGGCGGCCGGGCGATGGAGTCGGTGTACGACGCCTCCAGCCTGGAGCGGTACATGCGCGAGGCGGTGAGTGCCTCGCCCGAGCACCCGGTGCTCATCGACCGCTTCCTGAAGGATGCCACCGAGGTGGACCTCGACCTGGTGGCGGACCGGACGGGGGCGGTGCTGGTGGGCGGGGTGCTGGAGCACATCCAAGAGGCCGGCGTGCACTCGGGGGATGCCGCGGCGACGCTGCCGCCGCACTCGCTCTCGCCGGACCTGGTGGAGCGGATGAAGGACCAGGCCATCTCCCTGGCGCGCGAGTTGAAGGTGGTCGGGCTGATGAACGTGCAGTTCGCCATCCAGGGCAAGACCATCTACATCCTGGAGGTGAACCCACGCGCCAGCCGCACCGTGCCGTTCATCTCCAAGGCCACCGGCGTGCCGCTGGCGAAGCTGGCGGCGCTGTGCATGGTGGGCAAGACGCTCGCGGAGTTGGGCCACACGCAGGAGCCCGAGTTCAAGCACGTGGCGGTAAAGGAGTCCGTCTTCCCGTTCGCCCGCTTCTCGGGGGTGGACGTCATCCTCGGGCCCGAGATGAAGTCCACGGGTGAGGTGATGGGGTTGGCGGATGACTACCCCTCGGCCTTCGCCAAGAGCCAACTGGCCGCCGGGGTGAAGCTGCCGCGCTCGGGCCGGGTGTTCATCTCCGTGAAGGACGAGGACAAGCCCGCCGTGGTGGATCTGGCCCGGCGCCTGCGGTCCATGGGCTTCGAGCTGGTGGCCACCAGCGGCACGCACGCCTACCTGGCCAAGAAGGGCATCGAGGCCCAGCAGGTGCAAAAGGTGAAGGAGGGCCGGCCCAACATCGTCGACAAGATCGTCGATGGGGCCATCGTGCTGGTCATCAACACGACCTTCGGCAAGCAGGAGATCGCCGACAGCTTCTCCATCCGCCGCGAGGCCCTGATGCACGGCATCCCCTACTACACAACCGTGCAGCAGGCCCGGATGGTGGTGGGGGCCCTGGAAGCCCTGCGGCGCTCGGAGCTGGGCGTCAAACCGCTCCAGGACTACCTGCGCATCTCCCGCTCGCCTGGCCGCCCGTGAGCGCTTCCCAACCGGCGGACATTTAGGCTAGCCGTCGCTGAGTTTATCCTTGTGCGCTGCCCCTTAGCGCACAAGGACTTGAAATTTAGGCATCCCGCATGCACGATGCAGTGCGTTGGTCTCTGCAGAGGAGATGCCATGAAGAAGGGGTGGGCAGTCGCGGTCCTCGCTGTCCTGGCGCTGCTGGGCGTATTCGTGACGCCCGCGGCTCAGGTGAAGCAGGGAGGGCCGATCAACGCAGCCGATACGGCATGGATTTTGACCGCCACGGCGCTGGTCTTGTTGATGACGCCAGGGTTGTCGTTCTTCTACGGCGGCATGGTGCGCCTGAAGAATGTCGTCTCCACACTGCTGCAGAGCTACATGGCGATGGCCGTCATCAGCCTGCTCTGGGTGGCGGTGGGCTTCAGCCTGAGCTTTGGCGACAGTTTCCACGGGCTCATCGGAGATCCCCGGACCTTCTTCATGTTCAGCGGAGTGGGCGGGGAGACGCATCCGGATCTGGCGCCCACCATCCCGCTGATGCTCTTCGCGCTGTTCCAGATGAAGTTCGCCATCATCACCCCGGCGCTCATCACCGGCGCGTTCGCCGAGCGCGTGCGCTTCAAGGCGTACGTCGTCTTCATGGTGCTCTTCAGCCTCTTCATCTACGCGCCGCTGGCGCACTGGACGTGGCACCCGGAGGGCTTCCTGCGCAAGTGGGGCGTGCTCGACTTCGCGGGCGGCACGGTGGTGCACATGTCCGCGGGCTTCGCGGCGCTGGCCGGGGCCATGGTGCTGGGCCGCCGCAAGGCGCACGTGGACAACGCTGCCCACACGCCCGCCAACCTTCCGCTCGTCCTGCTGGGCACGGGCATGCTGTGGTTCGGCTGGTTTGGCTTCAATGCCGGCTCGGCGCTCTCGGCCTCGTCGCTGGCCACGCAGGCGTTCGCCACCACCAACACCGCCTCCGCGGCCGCCATGCTCGGGTGGATGGCCTTTGACTGGATGCGCGGCCGCAAGCCGAACGCCATGGGCGCCTGCGTGGGCGCGGTGGTGGGCCTGGTGGCGGTGACGCCCGCGGCCGGCTTCGTCACCGTGGGCCAGAGCATCCTCGTGGGCCTGGTGGCCAGCGGCATCAGCAACGCCGCGGCGCACTTCAAGAGCCGCACCGCCCTGGACGACACCCTCGATGTGTTCCCCTGCCACGGCCTGGGAGGCGCGGTGGGCATGGTGCTCACCGGGCTGCTGGCCAAGGACGTGGGCCTCATCAATGGAAAGACGGAGACCTTCCTGATGCACCTGCTGGCGCTGGTCATCGTCACCGTCTTCTCCTTCGTGGGCTCCTACCTGCTCTACAAACTGGTGGACCTCATCGTCCCGCTGCGCGTCTCGCAGTACCAGGAAGAGGAAGGGTTGGATCTCAGCCAGCACGGGGAGACGGTGGGCGAGACCGCCGTGGCGTCCGTGGCCGCGCCGCCCGAGGCTCCCGCGGGAACCAAGCCCGCCGCCTCTGCGCCAGAAGGCTCCGTTCCGGTGCCTGCGTAGTCCTTCCGCGAGAGGCACCGGGGTTCGCATCGGCCCCGGTGCTCTCGAGGAACGCGCGGCGCTCGGCTCGCGCCCAGCCCCGCCAGTGCCCACGTGGGGCACCGGGGGGGCCAAGGTTTACTGCTTGACGAGCTCGAACTGGTCGAACGCCGCCCAGTTCTGAGCGTTGGCGTCGCTGTAGACGCCCACCTCGATGGTGCCGGTCGTCACCTGGAGGTTGTTGATGGTGTACTGGGTCCAGCCCGTGACAGCGCCGGAGCCAATCTCCGCCGTCACTTCGGCCCCGCCGTGGTTCTTGGCGTACAGGCGCAGCGCACGCTGGCCGCCGCTGGAGCGGGCCCAGACGCTGGCGCGGTAGGTGCCGTTGGCCACGCTCTTGGTCTGGCCGGTCAGCTGCTGGTAGGCCGCGGACCAGTAGTGGGTGAGCTTGTAGTTCCCCGTGTAGACGGTGTCCGTGTCGACCTTGTGCGCCAGCGCGACGTTGTGCCACTCGGAGTTCCAACTCGCCAGGTTGCCATTCTCGAAGCCCGGGTCGGTGAGCAGGTTCTGCGGCGTGGGGCCGGTCTCACGCGTCCAGAGGTACGTGCCCACGGTCTTCGCCGGCAGCGTGGCGAGCAGCTCCCACCCATCGGTGGACAGCTTGAACCGCTGGCTCGCGGCCGTCTGGTTGATGACGACGGACACGACGGTGTTGTCCGGGTTGAGGAAGGACACGTTCGTCACGGTGCCGGAGGAGCCGTAGCCGCTGGAGATGCGCTTGGCGCCCGCCTTCACGTACTTGGAGTACTGGGCAATCAGGTAGTACTCGGGCAGCGCCCAGTACGTGTCGTATGAGGACGCGCTCTGGATGAGCATCGTCGGGCCGGGGGTGCCGGTCCACTTCTCCGGCTGGATGTTGCTGTCCAGCATCGTCACCCAGGAGTTGTAGCCCGCCGCCCAGTTGCGGAAGTACTGCGCCATCCGGTCCGCCCCGGCCGTGCCCCACACCGCACGCTCGGTCATCAGGATGTTCTTGTTCGGGTAGGCGTTGCGCACCTCCGTCATGATGCTGGGCTCGCCCGCGTAGTCGTGGAAGGCCACGCCATCCACCGCCGCGTTCGAGGCGGCGTCATCGAGGATGGTGGGGACGTAGGACCAGGCCGAGTCGAAGTTGTGATCAAACGCCCAGATGCGGGTGCTCAGGCCGTTGGCGTTCAGCTCGTTCTTCAGGGCGAGGATGAGCTGCTTGGATTGGGCCGGGCTCACCGAGGCGCTGGGATAGTCCGGAGCCGTGTACAGGGGCTCGTTCTGGACGGTCAGCGCGTAGATGGGAATGCCCTGCGCCTGATAGGCCTGAATGGCCTTGCGGTAATACACCGCCAGGTTGGGGATGTACTGCGTCAGCAGCTTCCCGCCGATCAGGCTGCCGTTGTCCTTCATCCAGGCAGGCGGGCTCCACGGGCTCGCGAAGATCTTCAGGTTGGGATTGACCGCCAGCGCCTGCTTGATCGTGGAGATGATGTTGTAGTCGATGTCCTTCTGAATCGAGAAGTACGTGAGGTTGGGGTCCGTCTGTCCCGCGGGCCGGTCGT
Protein-coding sequences here:
- the carB gene encoding carbamoyl-phosphate synthase large subunit encodes the protein MPKRSDIRKVLVIGSGPIIIGQAVEFDYSGTQAIKALRDEGVEVVLLNSNPATVMTDPEFAHRTYIEPISVESAEKILAAERPDSLLPTMGGQTALNLAKALAEQGILEKYGVRLIGASLEAINKAEDRQLFKAAMQKIGVALPKSGYARTIDEALSLVEEIGFPAIIRPSFTLGGTGGGIAYNREEYETICRSGLKASPTSTILVEESVLGWKEYELEVVRDSADNVIIVCSIENLDPMGVHTGDSITVAPSQTLTDREYQRMRQASLAIIREIGVETGGSNIQFGIHPRDGRMVVIEMNPRVSRSSALASKATGYPIAKVAAKLALGYTLDELRNDITRDTPASFEPTIDYVVVKIPRFAFEKFPKANRTLTTSMRSVGEVMAMGRTFSEAYMKALRSMELGRLELEPPELPTEKEEREKVLREALRVPRPERPWFVAQAFREGLSVEQVHDLSAIDPWFLRKIESLVHRAQSLQEFGRLDQIPDDVLREAKANGFSDKYLGQLLGYPDSEVRAHRQARGIQPVYKRVDTCAAEFEAYTPYLYSTYEEEDEAPPTERQKVLILGSGPIRIGQGIEFDYCCVHAAFALREAGYETVMVNCNPETVSTDYDTSDRLYFEPLTIENVLEVSQREKPIGAIVQFGGQTPLKLSVPLEKGGLPILGTSPDAIDRAEDRERFAALIEKLGLTQPENGVARSHDEAFRIAERIGYPVMVRPSYVLGGRAMESVYDASSLERYMREAVSASPEHPVLIDRFLKDATEVDLDLVADRTGAVLVGGVLEHIQEAGVHSGDAAATLPPHSLSPDLVERMKDQAISLARELKVVGLMNVQFAIQGKTIYILEVNPRASRTVPFISKATGVPLAKLAALCMVGKTLAELGHTQEPEFKHVAVKESVFPFARFSGVDVILGPEMKSTGEVMGLADDYPSAFAKSQLAAGVKLPRSGRVFISVKDEDKPAVVDLARRLRSMGFELVATSGTHAYLAKKGIEAQQVQKVKEGRPNIVDKIVDGAIVLVINTTFGKQEIADSFSIRREALMHGIPYYTTVQQARMVVGALEALRRSELGVKPLQDYLRISRSPGRP
- a CDS encoding ammonium transporter, which encodes MKKGWAVAVLAVLALLGVFVTPAAQVKQGGPINAADTAWILTATALVLLMTPGLSFFYGGMVRLKNVVSTLLQSYMAMAVISLLWVAVGFSLSFGDSFHGLIGDPRTFFMFSGVGGETHPDLAPTIPLMLFALFQMKFAIITPALITGAFAERVRFKAYVVFMVLFSLFIYAPLAHWTWHPEGFLRKWGVLDFAGGTVVHMSAGFAALAGAMVLGRRKAHVDNAAHTPANLPLVLLGTGMLWFGWFGFNAGSALSASSLATQAFATTNTASAAAMLGWMAFDWMRGRKPNAMGACVGAVVGLVAVTPAAGFVTVGQSILVGLVASGISNAAAHFKSRTALDDTLDVFPCHGLGGAVGMVLTGLLAKDVGLINGKTETFLMHLLALVIVTVFSFVGSYLLYKLVDLIVPLRVSQYQEEEGLDLSQHGETVGETAVASVAAPPEAPAGTKPAASAPEGSVPVPA
- a CDS encoding glycoside hydrolase family 30 beta sandwich domain-containing protein, giving the protein MNSLKTWKRRVASALACGTFAVGTAASAAPTAQVIWSSEKNPGNGSWFSGPSSIPYTLSQQANIALTSPTSTSATTLAVDPSVQYQTMLGIGTSLEESTIYNLSRMSQAKRTEALKKLLDPSTGAGINLLRITLGTSDFTARQFYTYDDRPAGQTDPNLTYFSIQKDIDYNIISTIKQALAVNPNLKIFASPWSPPAWMKDNGSLIGGKLLTQYIPNLAVYYRKAIQAYQAQGIPIYALTVQNEPLYTAPDYPSASVSPAQSKQLILALKNELNANGLSTRIWAFDHNFDSAWSYVPTILDDAASNAAVDGVAFHDYAGEPSIMTEVRNAYPNKNILMTERAVWGTAGADRMAQYFRNWAAGYNSWVTMLDSNIQPEKWTGTPGPTMLIQSASSYDTYWALPEYYLIAQYSKYVKAGAKRISSGYGSSGTVTNVSFLNPDNTVVSVVINQTAASQRFKLSTDGWELLATLPAKTVGTYLWTRETGPTPQNLLTDPGFENGNLASWNSEWHNVALAHKVDTDTVYTGNYKLTHYWSAAYQQLTGQTKSVANGTYRASVWARSSGGQRALRLYAKNHGGAEVTAEIGSGAVTGWTQYTINNLQVTTGTIEVGVYSDANAQNWAAFDQFELVKQ